The genomic window AATATCAAGACATTAGTTATTGTGCATTCCTTTATGCCATGAAACTGAATGAGTGAGTCAATCTGTCAGTCTATATCACACCATACTGTAGCATAGTAGAATGTCCTATTCTCCATTTACATGAGACCCAGTTGTTCATctcttgaattttaattaataCATTAAGTAATTTCAAAGTGTATGTGTTTTATAATCCGTTTTATAGAAACGTACCTTTTAGCCACTGTTCTGTGCCAGCTAAATGACATGCTatgttgaaagggaaaaaaaatcatggagaaaaacttttgtctttttttaaaatattaatttctttcatttctcacATAAATTTGGTTGATTTACTTCACACCTCATGTGCAAACTTGGCTTGGCCTAGGGTGCACAATTAAGTTGCCTCTTAAATGGTAATTTATGATGCAATTGGAAATCATCCATGTAAACTACCTGCAGTAATAAACTAGATTTTTAGCATAATATATGCGGTTTTCAGAAAATATACATTGCCACCCTAGGGATTAATCCAAATCAGGATTGGGGTCTGCAAAAAAACAAGCATTTAAATGTTCTTTAATCAGTCATCATCATATTGCCTGAGTCAACATTTACTAGGTTACTAGCTAAATAGCTTCTGTCAAGTTCACCGTCATTGATATCATCTGAAGCAATGACACCATCTGTTCaaaaaacaacacaacacaGTTTCAGGTGCGTGACACGATAATTATCTACAGCAGATGGGTCACCTGCTTCCACACAAGATGCAAATATAGGATTAAATATAAATCATTAATAAACTTAATAACTTATGTGCCAATCAATTAAGCACTTACATTCACTTGTAGGCAATGTCAAGTCCACCAGACTAACAACACCACTCGCCGCACTTGTTGCACCACTGGAAGTCTCTGGCTGGATGACTGAATTGGTCACACTTGTTTGAGATTGGCTGTGATTTTGGTGAGTGGTAGATTGTTGAGAAAGCAAGGGAGGGTTGGAATTAGGCTGAGCAGGGGGAAGGGAGGGTTGGGAATGGTTTTTGGAGGGTGGATTGGAATTGGGCTGAGCAGGGGAAGGGAGGGTTGGGATTGGTTTGTGGAGGGTGGGTTGGAATCAGGCTGAGCAGGGGGAAGGGAAGGTTGGGATTGGTTTGTGGAGGGTGGGTTGGAATTGGGCTGAGCAGGAGGAGGGGAGAGTTGGGATTGGCTTGTTGAGGGATGGAGGGAAGCAACATCAAAATTAGGATTTGTTTGAAGAGATGGAGAAGGATGGTTGGGACTGCTTACTCCTGGTGTTGGTATAGACTGAGAGTTAGTGTTAGATcctgagataaaaaaggaaacaaataatttttaattagtgTTATGAATTACTAGTGAAAAAGTGGAAATATGAGCTTATTGCAAGTTTTCCTTCAATAAATCTATGacataaatattgaaaattttgaaaggcaAAGAACCTTCTTAAACTTGTAGTGCAATCcatggtaataaaaataaaaaagaattaatgtTTAAAAGTCATAATATCAAGATTTAAATTTCTCAGCAGAATAATTGGGTTATGTTGTTGCATATGTCTGTCAAagactacttttttttttttgaagtgtggTGAAAATGCATTCCCACTTTCAGGAGGCTATTATTTCCAGAACgtacatgtttcattttttttgtataagtGTGTAATTGAAATTCTAACAGATATTTGTTGGTGCTGTGGCCATATATTTTACTCCACTGCACTTATATCCATGTCAACATGCAAATTCACTATAAAACAGCCTTTGCAGCACAGTTATCTGGAAGCTTTGGCAAAGATGGCCTTTACTATCTTTACCCATGAGTCATGCTACATAAATGTGTATGCACTCATTGCAATCTTTTGGTGCTGAGTCAAGTCACaatgtcaacaattttttttgcttgtggCCAAGGACATGTATGAGCTGACTGCAACAACACAAACCCCTAATTGCTTATGAAAGATTACACAAACCTCCATTTCTTGGGTGATGCAAAACCGTATTTATGTGCCTGGAATTAGCGCTAGCCCTTCCCCTGCCATAAATTCTAAAAATTGACACCACATACAGTTTACAGTTGCTACATATGAAATGGGATTTCAATTCACCGTGTAGTAAATATAGTATGTAGTAAATATAAATAGAGATGAGCATTGATAAGTTTCTAGACTTGTTTGACATGTGTTATTCCAGTCCATATTCCCCTCTGCCCCTTTGCCTCCTCCCCTTTCTTCAATGGTTAGCCCTGCCAATCTGAAAATTCCAGTTAAGGCTCCTGCTTTCCTTAAATATTTTACCAATAGCCGGTTTTCACTGTCAAACCATcatcaaaacaattaaacagATGAAGTCAAGAATCAAAGAGATAAAATAAGATGAATATTCAAACAGTCTCGCAAAGATTCAGGTCTGTGCGATGTTTCGTGCGAGGGAGGGTCACAAATATGGCAGATGGAAGCTATCAGTCATACGAGGACTGTTCAGATAGCGAAATGTCAACAgataagtcatttttttttaatctacgtGACAGCATTTAAATATCGTGTCACGCTCAGAGAGCTTTTCAATTCCACCTTGCTTTAGCAGAAGACAAAACACCCGATAaactgaaatttgttaaaagagaAGTCTTCAACTGTTCTATGAACCAACTTAACTAAAATCTCATAAGGATTGATaattccttattttttaatgttgatgACGACACGTGAAATGACGCTCTATGGGGtgggtctgaatttttttcttcaaagacgGATTCTTTCCGCCCACCATCACATGTGTTATAAAAGGTGCTGCTTTTGTGCAGATTTCACTCCTTCACAGGCCTTACAGTCGCAGCAGGTCCACTGCGCATTCTTAAGTTTCAATAAATGATCCCTAACAAATAGTTAAAGTATAAGTGGTAAATTAATAAAGGCTGTCTTGAATCCTACGTCGCGTGGCTGGAATTTGCATTGTTTTGCCTTACCTGGTTTTTACATTACTATAAACTTATCCGTTTACATCCAGTATTCAATGCATACAACTTGCATGTGAGAATAAGTGCTCTGGTACTTATCCTACCTATTCAAGTCAACTGCCGCAAGTCcagcaaaattttccttgacCAGCTCTTTCATCTTTGCACTCGAATAGTTGCCTCCAATTGCGATGTCTTTAACCCTGTCCTCACGATTCAGCAGTACCCACGGATTTCCACGTGGTGTACACTTTGCCTTCTCTTTCAGCCATACGAAGACTTTATTAGTTGACCTCCTTTTCGGCTGTGGTGACCCGCAATCGCTAGCAGAGCTGGAATCGCCTGAATCTCCCATGTTCGATAACACTTCGTCAGTTCAGTCAACTTGCACAACAACAACCTTTAATCGATGAAATCAAAACGAACAGGCCCTCTTTGTTCTGCCGTAGAAGAACGAGTCCGGCACGTGAATACGACAACAAAGACCAATCAACTTTATTgttggggaaggggggggggggggggccgtAGGATATTATACTTAAAGACTATTTCCGCTATCACATCAATATTGTGTATAGGGGTTTAAGTCTATTCACATAGCTTTTTATTCCTTACTTTTCGATTGCGCAAACGAAGTAAAAATCGCAGTGGTTTGGAAAAGGAAGACGGTTGGTTGTTGAAATATCAACCAGTCATAGTTGTATTACAATCGGTAAACACACTGAATAAGAAAGCCGATACCAATC from Pocillopora verrucosa isolate sample1 chromosome 8, ASM3666991v2, whole genome shotgun sequence includes these protein-coding regions:
- the LOC136283118 gene encoding uncharacterized protein isoform X1; this encodes MGDSGDSSSASDCGSPQPKRRSTNKVFVWLKEKAKCTPRGNPWVLLNREDRVKDIAIGGNYSSAKMKELVKENFAGLAAVDLNRIYGRGRASANSRHINTVLHHPRNGGSNTNSQSIPTPGVSSPNHPSPSLQTNPNFDVASLHPSTSQSQLSPPPAQPNSNPPSTNQSQPSLPPAQPDSNPPSTNQSQPSLPLLSPIPIHPPKTIPNPPFPLLSLIPTLPCFLNNLPLTKITANLKQV